Genomic DNA from Candidatus Saccharimonadales bacterium:
TCTTAACTAATTGTTCGAATCCGAAATCAAGGGCGGCGATGACGGCGCTTAACAGGAGGGTGAAGACGATGACAGCCAGCGTCAGCTGGATGCTCATCTTGCGATTGGGCCAAGTGACCTCTTTGAGTTCCTGCCAGGCACCTTTGAAGTAACGACCGAACGGACGAAGCGGCCAGAAGATAAACCGAAGCACCAGTCGGGGGTAATAGAGAACCTTGCCGATTACGGGTGGTATCTTAGGACGCGGAATCCGGGCCTTCCGACCAGACGTCTTCTTTGAGGCGCCTTTCGCCATAACGTTCCTTCCAACTTAAAAAAGCCTCCTTGAATCACGGCTTTGTCAACAGTATATCCTGTAGAGGTGGAAACCGTCAATGGTCAGAGGATTCTTGTATGGCGTTTCGGTCTCGTCTTGCAATACGCAGATAGCATGCTGCAGCCACGATACCCGAGCCGATAGCAATAATAGTGGATATCTTGTCGACA
This window encodes:
- the secE gene encoding preprotein translocase subunit SecE, whose product is MAKGASKKTSGRKARIPRPKIPPVIGKVLYYPRLVLRFIFWPLRPFGRYFKGAWQELKEVTWPNRKMSIQLTLAVIVFTLLLSAVIAALDFGFEQLVK